From the Natronococcus sp. AD-5 genome, one window contains:
- a CDS encoding Nramp family divalent metal transporter — translation MFARISRAVSGGTVWNQIRTIGPALVLAAVVVGPGSIALSTIAGSLYGYQLLWVPVVATVFMIAYTWMAARIGLVTGDTILQVARERYGSAVATAGGFFGFLAILAFQAGNNAGIGFATNALVGYDVRLWAAVFSLAAIGFLWLPDLYDKIELLVKTVVGVMLLAFVGTLATVGFDVRASTAGIVPTVPDVDAALLALGMAATTFSIAAATYQSYLVREKEWGVDQLSEKGTDSILGIAVLGLIVTVILLTSASVIYGAGEPVFSATGMAAQLEPVAGFGAFYLFTLGFFFASLSSLVVNALIGATLLVDGLGRDPSMDGRPVKVWSTVAVLFGLVVVLLFEGDPVELLRVAQAAAVVAFPILGFLILSLAGSDDVMGAHSNGRLVTALGVLGYLAIVGIVGNYLYEVVSELVQYL, via the coding sequence ATGTTCGCGCGAATCTCGAGGGCGGTGTCGGGTGGGACGGTGTGGAACCAGATTCGGACGATCGGCCCGGCGCTCGTGCTCGCGGCAGTGGTCGTCGGTCCGGGGAGCATCGCGCTCAGCACGATCGCGGGCAGTCTGTACGGCTATCAGTTGCTCTGGGTGCCGGTCGTCGCGACGGTCTTCATGATCGCCTACACCTGGATGGCCGCGCGAATCGGACTGGTCACCGGCGACACGATCCTGCAGGTCGCCAGGGAACGATACGGATCCGCGGTCGCGACGGCCGGTGGATTCTTCGGATTCCTCGCGATCCTCGCCTTTCAGGCCGGGAACAACGCCGGAATCGGTTTCGCCACCAACGCGCTCGTCGGCTACGACGTCCGCCTGTGGGCCGCGGTCTTCTCGCTCGCGGCGATCGGCTTCCTCTGGTTGCCCGACCTGTACGACAAGATCGAACTGCTCGTGAAAACCGTCGTCGGCGTGATGCTGCTCGCGTTCGTCGGAACGCTCGCGACCGTCGGCTTCGACGTCCGCGCCAGCACCGCCGGTATCGTTCCCACCGTTCCAGACGTCGACGCCGCGCTCCTCGCGCTCGGGATGGCCGCGACGACCTTCTCGATCGCCGCGGCGACCTACCAGAGCTACCTGGTGCGCGAGAAGGAGTGGGGCGTCGACCAGCTCTCCGAAAAGGGAACGGACAGCATCCTCGGCATCGCCGTGCTGGGGCTGATCGTCACGGTCATCCTCCTGACCAGCGCGAGCGTCATCTACGGCGCGGGCGAGCCGGTCTTCTCGGCGACGGGGATGGCCGCGCAGCTCGAGCCCGTCGCCGGCTTTGGCGCGTTCTACCTGTTCACGCTCGGCTTCTTCTTCGCGAGTCTCTCCTCGCTCGTCGTCAACGCGCTCATCGGCGCGACGCTGCTGGTCGACGGCCTTGGCCGCGATCCCTCGATGGACGGCCGCCCGGTCAAGGTCTGGTCGACGGTCGCCGTGCTGTTCGGGCTCGTCGTCGTCCTGCTCTTCGAGGGCGATCCGGTCGAACTGCTCCGCGTCGCACAGGCGGCGGCCGTCGTTGCGTTCCCGATCCTCGGCTTCCTCATCCTCTCGCTCGCCGGCAGCGACGACGTCATGGGGGCGCACTCGAACGGCCGCCTCGTCACCGCGCTCGGCGTCCTCGGCTACCTCGCGATCGTCGGAATCGTCGGCAACTACCTGTACGAGGTCGTCTCCGAACTCGTGCAGTATCTCTGA
- a CDS encoding Gfo/Idh/MocA family protein yields MSETAPRVAIVGLGTIGRIHADRIERLDATLVAGADVSADARESFAAEHCVSTYADHETMLADAAIDAVFVCVPNSVHERVATDALERGCAVLLEKPLAHSLESADRIAVAAAEADAFCVVGFTMRFSNLTKRVATLREEGRLGSIGHVDVDYLRRDALPGEGRSWFTDPELAGGGVAMDLGVHVLDLALYLLEYPLVLEVTGVTRSEFGEYDVEDSALALLRCADGRTISVQTSWRATRSPSQRCVVRGTDAGAEFDVTEPDVEVFDARTTVEETLAVDVDDMHLAEDRAFLEALAGERTELAGTVDDALTVQRVLRAIYDSSDRGEAVRLAEYR; encoded by the coding sequence ATGAGCGAGACGGCCCCTCGCGTCGCGATCGTCGGACTCGGGACGATCGGCCGCATTCACGCGGACCGGATCGAGCGACTCGACGCGACGCTCGTCGCCGGCGCGGACGTGAGCGCCGACGCGCGCGAGTCGTTCGCGGCGGAGCACTGCGTTTCGACGTACGCGGACCACGAGACGATGCTCGCGGACGCCGCAATCGACGCAGTGTTCGTCTGCGTTCCGAACAGCGTTCACGAACGGGTCGCAACGGACGCCCTCGAGCGCGGGTGTGCCGTCCTCCTCGAGAAACCGCTGGCCCATTCCCTCGAGAGCGCCGACCGGATCGCGGTCGCGGCCGCGGAGGCCGACGCGTTCTGCGTGGTGGGCTTTACGATGCGATTCTCGAACCTCACGAAGCGCGTCGCGACGCTGCGCGAGGAGGGACGACTCGGCTCGATCGGGCACGTCGACGTGGACTACCTCCGACGGGACGCGCTGCCCGGCGAGGGGCGCAGCTGGTTTACGGATCCGGAACTGGCCGGCGGCGGCGTCGCGATGGATCTCGGCGTCCACGTGCTCGACCTGGCGCTGTACCTGCTCGAGTATCCGCTCGTCCTCGAGGTGACCGGCGTCACCCGCAGCGAGTTCGGCGAGTACGACGTGGAGGACTCGGCGCTCGCGCTGCTGCGGTGTGCCGACGGCCGGACGATCTCCGTTCAGACGTCCTGGCGAGCGACGCGCTCGCCGTCCCAGCGGTGCGTCGTCCGGGGAACCGACGCGGGCGCCGAGTTCGACGTCACCGAGCCGGACGTCGAGGTGTTCGACGCTCGGACGACCGTTGAGGAGACGCTGGCCGTCGACGTCGACGACATGCACCTGGCGGAGGACCGCGCGTTCCTTGAGGCCCTCGCCGGGGAGCGGACCGAGCTCGCGGGGACCGTCGACGACGCGCTGACCGTCCAGCGGGTGCTCCGCGCGATTTACGACTCGAGCGATCGCGGCGAGGCCGTTCGACTGGCCGAGTATCGGTGA
- a CDS encoding S-layer protein, whose product MNSDHFTRRQLSVALAAGLGTAIAGCASDDDADETENGDDSDENGTDGGSGEEPDVEDEGPGSLTVQLENEDGDPVSEAVEITVDLEDDPLSYTYRQGIEDGEVTISLEDEGEYTVIAESTEDEFEPVEEDVSVGEEDEKITLVLEGATADGDRAEDEDE is encoded by the coding sequence GTGAACTCAGACCACTTCACACGGCGACAGCTCAGCGTAGCGCTCGCGGCTGGCCTGGGAACGGCAATCGCGGGTTGTGCGAGCGACGACGATGCCGACGAGACCGAAAACGGCGACGACTCGGACGAGAACGGGACGGACGGCGGGTCCGGCGAAGAGCCGGACGTCGAGGACGAGGGGCCGGGATCTCTGACCGTTCAGCTCGAAAACGAGGACGGGGACCCCGTCTCGGAAGCGGTCGAGATCACCGTCGACCTCGAGGACGATCCCCTCTCCTACACGTACCGTCAGGGAATCGAGGACGGGGAGGTGACCATCTCTCTCGAGGACGAAGGCGAGTATACGGTGATCGCCGAGAGCACGGAGGACGAGTTCGAGCCCGTCGAAGAGGACGTCTCGGTCGGGGAGGAAGACGAGAAGATCACGCTGGTCCTCGAGGGTGCAACGGCGGACGGAGACAGAGCGGAAGACGAAGACGAATAG
- a CDS encoding fumarylacetoacetate hydrolase family protein produces MRTVRFSDPSGLVRTGTWTDSGIESGDRSYDSEEVTLLPPSDPTKIVCQAGGYVDHREESGFDDLPDRPELFMKTPNCVVGHGDAIELPPGRDEVEFEAEFGIVIDEQCREVSEAEAMDVVRGFTCVNDVSNRDDQAEERNWVRGKAFDASLPMGPVLATPDEVPDDARLELRLNGEVKQETTRDMMIFSVPELVAEVTELITLEPGDVIASGTPFGPGPLSDGDVVEVEFEGVGTLENRVVAR; encoded by the coding sequence ATGCGCACAGTCCGATTTAGCGATCCGTCCGGCCTCGTCCGGACCGGAACGTGGACCGACAGCGGTATCGAAAGCGGCGACCGAAGCTACGACTCCGAAGAGGTGACGCTTCTCCCGCCAAGCGATCCGACCAAGATCGTCTGCCAGGCCGGCGGGTACGTGGACCACCGCGAGGAGTCCGGCTTCGACGACCTGCCGGACCGGCCCGAACTGTTCATGAAGACGCCGAACTGCGTCGTCGGCCACGGCGACGCGATCGAACTGCCACCCGGACGAGACGAGGTCGAGTTCGAGGCGGAGTTCGGCATCGTCATCGACGAGCAGTGCCGCGAGGTCAGCGAGGCGGAGGCGATGGACGTCGTTCGCGGATTCACCTGCGTCAACGACGTCTCGAACCGCGACGACCAGGCCGAGGAACGCAACTGGGTCCGCGGCAAGGCGTTCGACGCCTCGCTCCCGATGGGGCCCGTGCTCGCGACGCCAGACGAGGTTCCCGACGACGCGCGACTCGAGCTTCGACTCAACGGCGAGGTGAAACAGGAGACGACGCGCGATATGATGATCTTCTCCGTTCCGGAACTCGTCGCCGAGGTGACGGAGCTCATCACGCTCGAGCCCGGCGACGTCATCGCGAGCGGCACGCCGTTCGGCCCGGGTCCGCTCAGCGACGGCGACGTCGTCGAGGTCGAGTTCGAGGGCGTCGGCACGCTCGAGAACCGCGTCGTCGCCCGGTAA
- a CDS encoding LLM class flavin-dependent oxidoreductase, producing MKFGVFLNQYYTPDGDFEVTDLYEQAELIEDVGFDGVSLGERHVHDEGVVEPITGLSAIAARTETLDLSTMAMLPMLYNPLHLAEYVATIDRLSGGRMHFGAAVGYREREIEPFGIEMEERSKAMIESLHVLKQLWTEDSVSHDGTQWSFDDAFVSPRPEGEMPVWIGGHADIAIKRAAYRGDAWIASASSTTADLEEQIGVYESALEEFDKDREDNEVILMRDCFVADSVEEARETIEPYLLKLYQMYARWGQTYMDEHEVEVDYDELEEKFVIGSPADCVEQLREYEELGVDQVYVRCQFPGQPQETTLECLERFGDEVIPAFE from the coding sequence GTGAAATTCGGCGTCTTTCTGAACCAGTACTACACGCCTGACGGCGACTTCGAAGTCACCGATCTGTACGAACAGGCCGAGCTGATCGAGGACGTCGGCTTCGACGGCGTCTCGCTCGGCGAGCGACACGTCCACGACGAGGGCGTCGTCGAGCCGATCACGGGGCTCTCCGCGATCGCGGCGCGAACCGAGACGCTCGATCTCTCGACGATGGCGATGCTACCGATGCTGTACAACCCGCTGCACCTCGCCGAGTACGTCGCGACGATCGACCGACTCTCGGGCGGACGTATGCACTTCGGCGCCGCGGTCGGCTACCGCGAGCGCGAGATCGAGCCGTTCGGTATCGAGATGGAGGAGCGATCGAAGGCGATGATCGAATCGTTGCACGTGCTCAAGCAGTTGTGGACCGAGGACAGCGTCAGTCACGACGGAACGCAGTGGTCGTTCGACGACGCGTTCGTCAGTCCCCGGCCGGAGGGGGAGATGCCGGTCTGGATCGGCGGCCACGCGGATATCGCGATCAAGCGAGCGGCCTACCGCGGCGACGCCTGGATCGCGAGCGCCTCCTCGACGACCGCCGACCTCGAGGAGCAGATCGGCGTCTACGAATCGGCCCTCGAGGAGTTCGACAAGGACCGCGAGGACAACGAGGTCATCCTCATGCGGGACTGCTTCGTCGCCGATTCGGTCGAGGAAGCGCGGGAGACCATCGAGCCCTACCTCCTGAAGCTCTACCAGATGTACGCCCGCTGGGGGCAGACCTACATGGACGAACACGAGGTCGAGGTCGACTACGACGAACTCGAGGAGAAGTTCGTCATCGGCTCGCCCGCGGACTGCGTCGAGCAGCTGCGCGAGTACGAGGAACTCGGCGTCGACCAGGTGTACGTCCGCTGTCAGTTCCCCGGACAGCCCCAGGAGACGACGCTCGAGTGTCTCGAGCGCTTCGGCGACGAAGTCATCCCCGCGTTCGAGTGA
- a CDS encoding RidA family protein has translation MDAINAADAPDSIGPFSQAVVHDDTVYVSGQGPVNPETGEVDVESIEEQTARTLENIGAILEEAGTSLENVVKANVYVTDMDDYDAVNEAYAEYVSEPYPARCAVEVSDLPIDIGVEIEVVAKV, from the coding sequence ATGGACGCGATCAACGCAGCAGACGCACCCGACAGCATCGGCCCGTTTTCACAAGCAGTCGTTCACGACGACACCGTCTACGTCTCCGGGCAGGGACCGGTGAATCCCGAAACCGGCGAGGTCGACGTCGAGAGCATCGAGGAACAGACCGCACGGACGCTCGAGAACATCGGCGCGATCCTCGAGGAAGCGGGCACGTCGCTCGAGAACGTCGTCAAGGCGAACGTCTACGTCACCGACATGGACGACTACGACGCCGTAAACGAGGCCTACGCCGAGTACGTGTCGGAGCCGTATCCGGCGCGCTGCGCCGTCGAAGTCTCCGACCTGCCGATCGACATCGGCGTCGAGATCGAGGTCGTCGCGAAGGTGTAG
- a CDS encoding Gfo/Idh/MocA family protein produces MAKSDTPTTDVGTGDGTEGPIVGYVGLDHHHAEPYLQTLETLPATVTCACEPNDTFDAESVASLGDVPVYGDLETMLSDTALDAAFVTLSNRDTPAAIQRALEHGVDVYTEKPAARTAAELEPLIDLAAGTDATVCVSYPWQGHPIAEQLKSRLDRGFFGDLRGFEARFVASQLEYRNADHFIFDADASRGGILQWLGIHWIQLLSWLLDSPIARVNASMAAEFDGVDVEDGATLQLETEAGALGTFHCGYYLREGVYDTQLNLYGSGGRSSWDPMGRTFGFDGETALELESTDDDWGATPRRTITHEYESEAGYGGAWGREFVQEFFEARVSGTEPPVTLEDALTVLRILDAAYESVETDRWAAVDG; encoded by the coding sequence ATGGCCAAATCCGATACCCCAACGACGGACGTCGGCACCGGCGACGGAACGGAGGGGCCGATCGTCGGTTACGTCGGCCTCGACCACCACCACGCCGAGCCGTACTTGCAGACGCTCGAGACGTTGCCGGCGACGGTGACCTGCGCCTGCGAGCCGAACGACACGTTCGACGCCGAGTCGGTCGCGAGCCTCGGCGACGTCCCCGTCTACGGCGATCTGGAGACGATGCTCTCGGATACCGCCCTCGACGCGGCGTTCGTGACGCTCTCGAACCGGGACACGCCGGCGGCCATCCAACGCGCGCTCGAGCACGGCGTCGACGTCTACACGGAGAAGCCGGCGGCGCGCACCGCTGCAGAACTCGAGCCGCTGATCGACCTCGCGGCGGGCACCGACGCGACCGTCTGCGTCTCCTACCCGTGGCAGGGTCACCCGATCGCCGAACAGCTGAAGTCGCGCCTCGACCGCGGCTTCTTCGGCGACCTCCGCGGGTTCGAGGCGCGGTTCGTCGCCTCGCAGCTCGAGTATCGAAACGCCGACCACTTCATCTTCGACGCGGACGCGAGCCGCGGCGGCATCCTCCAGTGGCTCGGCATTCACTGGATCCAGCTCCTGTCGTGGCTCCTCGACTCACCGATCGCTCGAGTGAACGCCAGTATGGCCGCCGAGTTCGACGGAGTCGACGTCGAAGACGGCGCGACGCTCCAGCTGGAGACCGAGGCCGGCGCGCTCGGGACGTTCCACTGCGGCTACTACCTGCGCGAGGGCGTGTACGACACCCAGCTCAATCTCTACGGCAGCGGCGGCCGGAGCAGCTGGGATCCGATGGGGCGGACCTTCGGCTTCGACGGCGAGACGGCGCTCGAACTCGAGTCGACGGACGACGACTGGGGCGCCACGCCCCGCCGAACGATCACGCACGAGTACGAGTCGGAAGCCGGCTACGGCGGCGCGTGGGGGCGGGAGTTCGTCCAGGAGTTCTTCGAGGCTCGCGTCTCGGGGACGGAGCCTCCCGTAACGCTCGAGGACGCTCTGACCGTACTCCGGATTCTCGACGCGGCGTACGAGTCGGTCGAGACCGATCGGTGGGCCGCGGTCGACGGCTGA
- a CDS encoding DegT/DnrJ/EryC1/StrS family aminotransferase: protein MSELAINGGPEAAEALSVPEWPQVTDACRENVLDALESRNWCRGSWIDRLEEEFADYHDAEHAIAVSNGTVAIELALRAVGVEPGDEVLVPSYSFIASASAVPAVGAVPRFVDTDPETFNVDPESVRERITDDAVGIIGVHFAGYPMDLDELLPICAAHDLFLIEDAAHAQGSEWKGEKVGTFGEFGTFSFQESKSLPAGEGGIVVTDDDVLAERARTMQNIGRAHGETGYRHYALSSNSRLSDLQAALAAAQLEKLPAENDLRERNEARLLEELETIDGIRTKPRDDRITARGYCLENVRYDPDEFDGLSRDRFIEAMRAEGVPVYDGYEVPIYKQPAFFRDQVRRLVPPGTDVPDYRNLHLPGAERLCRENVAYSHPVLLADEAGIATIPEAIRKIETHADELRDA, encoded by the coding sequence ATGAGTGAACTTGCCATAAACGGCGGCCCCGAGGCTGCCGAAGCGCTATCGGTCCCGGAGTGGCCGCAGGTCACGGACGCGTGCCGGGAGAACGTGCTCGACGCGCTCGAGAGCCGAAACTGGTGTCGCGGCTCGTGGATCGACCGCCTCGAGGAGGAGTTCGCGGACTACCACGACGCCGAGCACGCGATCGCCGTGAGCAACGGGACGGTCGCGATCGAACTGGCCCTGCGGGCGGTCGGCGTCGAACCCGGCGACGAGGTGCTCGTCCCGTCGTACTCCTTTATTGCCAGCGCGAGTGCCGTCCCGGCGGTCGGTGCGGTGCCGCGGTTCGTCGACACGGACCCGGAGACATTCAACGTCGATCCCGAGTCGGTCCGCGAGCGGATCACGGACGACGCCGTCGGGATCATCGGCGTTCACTTCGCGGGGTATCCGATGGACCTCGACGAACTGCTCCCGATCTGTGCGGCGCACGACCTTTTCCTGATCGAGGACGCGGCCCACGCGCAGGGCAGCGAGTGGAAGGGCGAGAAGGTCGGGACCTTCGGCGAGTTCGGGACGTTCTCGTTTCAGGAGTCGAAGTCGCTGCCCGCCGGCGAGGGCGGTATCGTCGTGACGGACGACGACGTGCTGGCCGAGCGAGCCCGGACCATGCAGAATATCGGCCGCGCGCACGGCGAGACCGGCTACCGTCACTACGCGCTGTCGTCGAATTCCCGACTGTCGGACCTCCAGGCCGCCCTCGCGGCCGCACAACTCGAGAAGCTGCCGGCGGAGAACGACCTCCGCGAGCGAAACGAGGCGCGGCTGCTCGAGGAACTCGAGACGATCGACGGAATCCGCACGAAGCCGCGGGACGATCGCATCACCGCCCGCGGATACTGCCTCGAGAACGTTCGCTACGATCCGGACGAATTCGACGGACTCAGCCGGGATCGGTTCATCGAGGCGATGCGGGCTGAGGGCGTCCCCGTCTACGACGGCTACGAGGTCCCGATCTACAAGCAGCCCGCGTTCTTCCGGGATCAGGTCCGTCGGCTCGTTCCGCCGGGAACGGACGTCCCCGACTACCGGAACCTTCACCTTCCCGGCGCGGAACGGCTCTGTCGGGAAAACGTCGCCTACTCCCACCCGGTGCTGCTGGCCGACGAGGCGGGCATCGCGACGATCCCGGAAGCGATCCGGAAGATTGAGACCCACGCCGACGAGCTGCGGGACGCGTGA
- a CDS encoding zinc-dependent alcohol dehydrogenase has protein sequence MRTIVTNGEGEIWDEEQPRPEPGPDEALVGIRAVGICGSDIGLIHGEGPPWTEYPLTPGHEVCAEVVELGSDVESLSVGDRVALHGFVYCGTCTPCREGRYYQCDDLREIGFTVAGGYRTYAAFPAYTLTPIPDDVSDVEACQIDSAACTLHGLQRVETSFSDTAAVLGPGSLGLFGVQLLKAQGVDDVVLTGTRDERLTAGESLGANLTVNVREEDPVEALRSYTDGDGVDLCVETAGAGDVVDTCLRATRKRGSIVLTGVFGERKEIDPNQIVAKELEVVGGVTASHATDDVISLFRRGDLTTDGIVTHEFPLEEYETAIETVTERRDGVIKAVLRP, from the coding sequence ATGAGAACAATTGTCACGAACGGCGAGGGAGAGATATGGGACGAAGAGCAGCCGCGGCCGGAGCCCGGTCCCGACGAAGCGCTGGTCGGGATTCGCGCCGTCGGTATCTGCGGAAGCGACATCGGGTTGATTCACGGCGAAGGGCCGCCCTGGACGGAGTACCCGCTGACGCCCGGCCACGAGGTGTGCGCCGAGGTCGTCGAACTCGGCTCCGACGTTGAGTCGCTCTCGGTCGGCGACCGAGTGGCGCTCCACGGATTCGTCTACTGCGGCACCTGCACCCCCTGTCGCGAGGGGCGGTACTACCAGTGCGACGACCTCCGGGAGATCGGCTTCACCGTCGCCGGCGGCTACCGCACGTACGCCGCGTTTCCGGCGTACACCCTGACGCCGATCCCGGACGACGTCTCCGACGTCGAAGCCTGCCAGATCGACTCGGCGGCCTGTACGCTACACGGGCTCCAGCGCGTCGAGACGTCGTTTTCCGACACCGCGGCCGTTCTCGGTCCCGGCTCGCTCGGCCTGTTCGGCGTGCAACTGCTCAAGGCCCAGGGGGTCGACGACGTCGTGCTGACCGGCACGAGAGACGAACGACTCACCGCCGGCGAGTCGCTGGGCGCGAACCTGACCGTCAACGTCCGGGAGGAGGATCCCGTCGAGGCGCTTCGCTCGTACACGGACGGCGACGGCGTCGATCTCTGCGTCGAAACGGCCGGCGCCGGCGACGTCGTCGACACTTGCCTCCGGGCGACCCGGAAGCGGGGGTCGATCGTCCTCACCGGCGTCTTCGGCGAGCGCAAGGAGATCGACCCGAACCAGATCGTCGCGAAGGAACTCGAGGTCGTCGGCGGCGTCACGGCCTCGCACGCGACGGACGACGTCATCTCGCTGTTTCGACGCGGCGATCTCACGACCGATGGAATCGTCACCCACGAGTTCCCGCTTGAGGAGTACGAGACCGCGATCGAGACGGTCACCGAGCGACGGGACGGCGTCATCAAGGCCGTTCTCCGTCCGTAG
- a CDS encoding Gfo/Idh/MocA family protein has translation MTVSVGILSVAHVHADEYARLLAARDDVEFAGIADEDVDRGRETADRHGVDYVPDADALLDRIDGALVCSTNARHAEWIDRAADADVDVLCEKPLAPSVEAARGIVDRWRDAGIGLGVAMPLRFSEPARRAKAALESGEIGTVLSISGTNRGRMPGGWFVEPDEAGGGAVMDHTVHVVDLVSHIIGERVEEVYAETGTRFHEIDVEDVNVLSMRLTDGTTFLLDGSWSKPDAWHTWGDAAVEFVGSEGTIAVDCFDRSLRHTKASGEDEGVHSVFCGTDPNAGLIRDFVASVADGRELAVAPTDALEAVAVVEAAYESAATGQPVEVNRSS, from the coding sequence ATGACCGTCTCTGTCGGAATCCTGTCGGTGGCCCACGTGCACGCGGACGAGTACGCGCGACTGCTCGCCGCTCGAGACGACGTCGAGTTCGCCGGAATCGCGGACGAGGACGTGGATCGGGGCCGCGAAACCGCCGACCGTCACGGCGTCGACTACGTCCCCGACGCCGACGCGTTGCTCGATCGGATCGACGGTGCGCTGGTCTGCTCGACGAACGCTCGCCACGCCGAGTGGATCGACCGGGCGGCCGACGCGGACGTCGACGTCCTGTGCGAAAAACCGCTCGCGCCGTCCGTGGAGGCGGCCCGAGGGATCGTTGACCGCTGGCGCGACGCCGGCATCGGGCTGGGGGTGGCGATGCCGCTCCGATTCAGCGAACCCGCGCGGCGGGCGAAGGCGGCGCTCGAGTCGGGCGAAATCGGGACCGTGCTCTCGATCTCCGGAACCAACCGGGGACGAATGCCCGGCGGCTGGTTCGTCGAGCCCGACGAGGCCGGCGGCGGCGCCGTGATGGACCACACCGTTCACGTCGTCGATCTGGTGTCTCACATCATCGGCGAGCGGGTCGAAGAGGTGTACGCGGAGACGGGGACCCGATTTCACGAGATCGACGTCGAGGACGTCAACGTCCTCTCGATGCGGCTGACGGACGGAACGACGTTCCTGCTCGACGGCTCCTGGAGCAAGCCTGACGCGTGGCACACGTGGGGCGACGCCGCGGTCGAGTTCGTCGGCAGCGAGGGAACGATCGCCGTCGACTGCTTCGACCGGTCGCTCCGCCACACGAAGGCGTCGGGCGAGGACGAGGGCGTCCACTCGGTCTTCTGCGGAACCGACCCGAACGCCGGTCTGATACGGGACTTCGTCGCCAGCGTCGCCGACGGACGCGAACTCGCCGTGGCGCCGACCGACGCACTCGAGGCGGTCGCCGTGGTCGAAGCCGCGTACGAATCCGCGGCGACCGGGCAGCCGGTCGAGGTGAACCGTTCGTCATGA
- a CDS encoding type 1 glutamine amidotransferase → MGTLQVALLNASYNDSMTTENFRRDVDADVRPFAVNKGHRPETFEYDAVIVSGSGASVYWDEPWIEPLADWVGGAIERDVPVLGVCFGHQLVAHALGGDVSPMGEYELGYREVEVEDSSVLFDGLPDRFVAFTTHSDEVTALPPDATVIAANECSIQGFRRGHAFGVQFHPEYDRASAERVTRNKDLPDERIRGVLDGITDETVDAATDAKTVFDNFLGYARRRTETDR, encoded by the coding sequence ATGGGAACGCTGCAGGTCGCGCTGTTGAACGCTTCGTACAACGATTCGATGACGACGGAGAACTTCCGTCGCGACGTCGACGCGGACGTCCGCCCGTTCGCGGTGAACAAGGGCCACCGTCCGGAGACGTTCGAGTACGACGCCGTCATCGTCAGCGGGTCGGGCGCGTCGGTCTACTGGGACGAGCCCTGGATCGAGCCCCTGGCCGACTGGGTCGGTGGGGCGATCGAACGGGACGTACCGGTGCTCGGCGTCTGTTTCGGTCACCAGCTCGTCGCGCACGCGCTCGGCGGAGACGTGTCGCCGATGGGCGAGTACGAACTCGGCTATCGCGAGGTCGAGGTCGAGGATTCGTCGGTACTGTTTGACGGCCTGCCCGACCGGTTCGTCGCGTTCACCACGCACTCCGACGAGGTGACGGCGTTGCCACCGGACGCGACGGTGATCGCGGCGAACGAGTGCTCGATTCAGGGGTTTCGACGCGGGCACGCGTTCGGCGTCCAGTTCCACCCCGAGTACGATCGCGCCTCGGCGGAACGAGTGACGCGAAACAAGGACCTCCCCGACGAGCGGATCCGGGGCGTCCTCGACGGGATCACCGACGAAACCGTCGACGCCGCGACGGACGCCAAAACCGTGTTCGACAACTTTCTCGGGTACGCGCGTCGACGGACGGAAACCGATAGGTAG